From one Takifugu rubripes chromosome 14, fTakRub1.2, whole genome shotgun sequence genomic stretch:
- the eif4ea gene encoding eukaryotic translation initiation factor 4E-1A isoform X1 yields the protein MATALVVLTSVPANPEKEKCETSIQKVLSPDKYIKHPLQNKWALWFFKNDKSKTWEANLRLISRFDTVEDFWALYNHIQLSSNLMSGCDYSLFKDGIKPMWEDERNRRGGRWLITLSKQQRKSDLDQFWLETLLCLVGEGFDDFSDDVCGAVINVRAKGDKIAIWTTNYENKEAVTHIGRVYKERLGVPPKVIIGYQSHADTATKSGSTTKNKFVA from the exons GTGTTAACTTCAGTTCCTGCAAATCCCGAAAAGGAAAAGTGTGAAACATCTATTCAAAAGGTCTTGAGTCCCGATAAGTATATCAAGCATCCATTACAAAACAa gTGGGCTCTTTGGTTCttcaaaaatgacaaaagcaaaaCCTGGGAAGCCAATCTCCGTCTGATCTCCAGATTTGACACAGTGGAAGATTTCTGGGC ATTATACAATCACATTCAGCTATCGAGTAACTTGATGTCTGGCTGTGACTATTCGCTATTTAAG GATGGGATTAAGCCCATGTGGGAGGATGAAAGGAATCGACGAGGTGGTCGCTGGCTGATAACCTTGTCTAAGCAGCAGCGTAAATCAGACCTGGATCAGTTCTGGTTGGAGACA cttTTGTGCCTCGTGGGTGAAGGTTTTGATGATTTCAGTGACGACGTATGTGGAGCAGTCATTAACGTCCGTGCCAAAGGGGATAAAATAGCAATATGGACCACAAACTATGAAAACAAAGAGGCCGTCACGCACATAGG GCGAGTTTATAAGGAGAGATTAGGTGTTCCACCAAAAGTGATCATCGGGTACCAGTCGCACGCAGACACAGCCACAAAGAGCGGCTCCACAACCAAAAACAAGTTTGTTGCCTGA
- the eif4ea gene encoding eukaryotic translation initiation factor 4E-1A isoform X2 yields MQCMKMSQASRWALWFFKNDKSKTWEANLRLISRFDTVEDFWALYNHIQLSSNLMSGCDYSLFKDGIKPMWEDERNRRGGRWLITLSKQQRKSDLDQFWLETLLCLVGEGFDDFSDDVCGAVINVRAKGDKIAIWTTNYENKEAVTHIGRVYKERLGVPPKVIIGYQSHADTATKSGSTTKNKFVA; encoded by the exons ATGCAATGCATGAAAATGAGCCAAGCTTCCAG gTGGGCTCTTTGGTTCttcaaaaatgacaaaagcaaaaCCTGGGAAGCCAATCTCCGTCTGATCTCCAGATTTGACACAGTGGAAGATTTCTGGGC ATTATACAATCACATTCAGCTATCGAGTAACTTGATGTCTGGCTGTGACTATTCGCTATTTAAG GATGGGATTAAGCCCATGTGGGAGGATGAAAGGAATCGACGAGGTGGTCGCTGGCTGATAACCTTGTCTAAGCAGCAGCGTAAATCAGACCTGGATCAGTTCTGGTTGGAGACA cttTTGTGCCTCGTGGGTGAAGGTTTTGATGATTTCAGTGACGACGTATGTGGAGCAGTCATTAACGTCCGTGCCAAAGGGGATAAAATAGCAATATGGACCACAAACTATGAAAACAAAGAGGCCGTCACGCACATAGG GCGAGTTTATAAGGAGAGATTAGGTGTTCCACCAAAAGTGATCATCGGGTACCAGTCGCACGCAGACACAGCCACAAAGAGCGGCTCCACAACCAAAAACAAGTTTGTTGCCTGA